One Choloepus didactylus isolate mChoDid1 chromosome 8, mChoDid1.pri, whole genome shotgun sequence DNA window includes the following coding sequences:
- the LOC119542638 gene encoding high mobility group protein B3-like, translated as MAKGDSKKPKAKVSAYAFFVQTCREEHKKKNTKVPANFVEGSKKCSEWWKTMSGKEKSKFDEMAKTDKVRYDLEMKDDGPAKEGKKKDPTAPKWPPSGFFLFCSEFCPKIKSTNPGISIGDVAKKLSEMWNNLSDNEKQPYSNKAVKLKKYEKNVADCKSKGKFDSANGPAKVARKKVEQEDEEEGEIEGEGAEDE; from the coding sequence ATGGCTAAAGGTGACTCCAAGAAACCAAAGGCCAAGGTGTCTGCTTATGCCTTCTTTGTGCAGACGTGCAGAGAGGAACATAAGAAGAAAAACACCAAAGTCCCTGCCAATTTTGTGGAAGGGTCCAAGAAGTGTTCTGAGTGGTGGAAGACAATGTCTGGGAAGGAGAaatctaaatttgatgaaatggcGAAGACGGACAAAGTGCGTTATGATCTGGAAATGAAGGATGATGGGCCAGCAAAGGAAGGCAAGAAGAAGGATCCTACTGCACCAAAATGGCCACCGTCTGGATTCTTCCTATTCTGTTCAGAATTCTGCCCCAAGATCAAATCCACAAACCCTGGCATCTCTATTGGAGACGTGGCAAAAAAGCTGAGTGAAATGTGGAACAACCTGAGTGACAATGAAAAGCAGCCTTACAGcaataaggcagtgaagctgaagaaGTATGAGAAGAATGTCGCTGACTGTAAGTCTAAAGGGAAGTTTGATAGTGCAAACGGTCCTGCTAAAGTTGCCCGGAAAAAGGTGGAACAGGAAgatgaggaggagggggagatagaaggggagggggcagaggacGAATAA